A single window of Watersipora subatra chromosome 9, tzWatSuba1.1, whole genome shotgun sequence DNA harbors:
- the LOC137404562 gene encoding carbohydrate sulfotransferase 11-like, with the protein MLAYRYILKVCHAEPRQLVTFADMLKCVLAHDRNHRPNRHWETAYEYCDICNVNYSYIIRTENMMEEGAYVMDQAGLDNSKRILNVVRGGTIREVEKRKPRPHSDYYKDIDIEIINRLQGIYEWELKLFNYPHTPFTN; encoded by the exons ATGCTGGCATACAG GTACATTCTTAAAGTGTGTCATGCGGAGCCTAGGCAGTTGGTTACATTTGCAGACATGTTGAAATGTGTTTTGGCGCATGACAGGAACCATCGCCCTAACAGACACTGGGAAACAGCCTATGAATACTGTGATATCTGCAATGTCAATTATTCCTATATTA TTCGAACAGAAAACATGATGGAGGAAGGTGCATATGTAATGGATCAAGCAGGCCTAGATAACTCCAAAAGAATTCTGAATGTCGTGAGAGGCGGTACTATCAGAGAAGTGGAAAAACGCAAGCCCCGCCCTCATAGTGATTATTATAAAGATATTGACATTGAGATCATCAATAGACTTCAGGGTATATATGAGTGGGAGTTAAAATTATTCAACTACCCTCATACGCCTTTCACTAACTGA